In one Candidatus Nitronereus thalassa genomic region, the following are encoded:
- a CDS encoding SulP family inorganic anion transporter — MTFIHGLHFNNLRGDIYGGVVAAVVALPLALAFGVASGVGAIAGLYGAIFLGFFAALFGGTPAQASGPTGPMTVVVAGLFSQLGEEPALVFTIIILGGGLQILLGFFGVGRFIALVPYPVISGFMSGIGGIILILQVGPLMGHAAMRGGVLPNLMAIPEFVSDPNVQALFAGLITLAIVYFTPSFIGNIVPPTLLALLAGSLATFYFFPSAPLIGHVPGGFPFPIIPTLHMDGLVFVIEGAMVLALLGSIDSLLTSLVADNMTRTHHDSNRELIGQGIGNMVCGLFGGLPGAGATMRTVANIQTGGRTPISGMTMALVLLAVLLGLGPMAEQIPLAVLAGLLFKVGLDIIDWRFLRHVFQAPRADVLIMAVVFLVTVLVDLVTAVGVGIVMASVLFVKEMADLELANLRVITGTSEEAPLSRAEQAVLDRNKGKIVLIHVDGPMSFGSAKNMVRRLERIPELRTFKSVVLDLSDVPMIDGTAALAIEDMLRMIQFNKQHLFFSGMHPKVAEVLDGLGVLNLIRPGHRYAFRLDALQHAAHETGSTHPDDMPQD; from the coding sequence ATGACGTTCATTCACGGTCTTCATTTCAATAACCTTCGAGGCGACATCTATGGTGGTGTGGTGGCCGCGGTCGTGGCATTGCCGCTGGCCTTGGCGTTTGGGGTGGCCTCCGGGGTGGGCGCCATCGCGGGGTTGTACGGGGCGATATTTTTGGGATTTTTTGCGGCGTTGTTTGGGGGAACTCCTGCCCAAGCTTCAGGCCCCACCGGACCGATGACTGTGGTTGTGGCGGGCCTCTTCTCACAATTGGGGGAAGAGCCGGCTTTGGTATTTACCATCATCATATTGGGCGGAGGTCTTCAAATCCTGTTGGGGTTCTTCGGAGTGGGACGATTTATTGCGCTGGTTCCTTATCCGGTGATTTCAGGATTCATGAGTGGGATCGGGGGAATCATTCTAATATTACAGGTGGGTCCGCTCATGGGGCATGCCGCCATGAGGGGTGGAGTCCTGCCGAATTTAATGGCGATTCCTGAATTTGTGAGTGACCCCAATGTTCAAGCCCTGTTTGCTGGGTTGATCACGCTTGCCATCGTGTACTTCACTCCGTCTTTCATTGGAAACATTGTGCCTCCGACCTTATTGGCCCTCCTGGCAGGGTCGCTGGCGACCTTTTATTTCTTTCCTTCCGCACCCCTCATTGGTCATGTGCCAGGCGGTTTTCCGTTTCCTATCATTCCGACGCTGCATATGGATGGTCTCGTGTTCGTGATTGAAGGTGCGATGGTGTTGGCGCTGCTGGGAAGTATCGATAGTCTGTTGACTTCATTAGTCGCTGACAACATGACCCGGACCCATCATGATTCGAATCGAGAACTCATCGGACAGGGAATTGGCAATATGGTCTGTGGGCTCTTCGGCGGGTTGCCCGGCGCTGGTGCTACCATGCGAACCGTCGCGAATATACAAACGGGAGGCCGGACGCCGATTTCCGGAATGACCATGGCTCTGGTGTTATTGGCGGTGTTATTAGGCCTGGGTCCGATGGCCGAACAAATCCCTCTCGCCGTGTTGGCAGGGCTGTTGTTCAAAGTCGGCCTCGATATTATTGACTGGCGATTTTTGCGTCATGTGTTTCAGGCGCCTCGTGCGGATGTCTTGATCATGGCCGTGGTGTTTCTCGTCACGGTGCTCGTGGATCTGGTTACCGCGGTGGGGGTGGGAATCGTGATGGCGAGTGTGCTGTTCGTCAAAGAAATGGCGGACTTAGAATTAGCAAATCTCCGAGTCATTACCGGGACGTCGGAAGAAGCGCCACTTTCCAGGGCAGAGCAGGCGGTCCTCGATCGCAATAAGGGAAAGATCGTGTTGATTCATGTCGATGGCCCAATGAGTTTTGGATCGGCGAAAAATATGGTGCGGCGGTTGGAGCGCATTCCGGAACTGCGTACGTTTAAAAGCGTGGTGTTGGATCTCTCCGATGTCCCCATGATTGACGGAACAGCGGCGTTAGCTATTGAAGACATGTTGCGAATGATCCAATTCAATAAGCAACACTTATTTTTTTCCGGAATGCACCCCAAGGTTGCGGAGGTACTGGATGGGTTGGGCGTATTGAACTTGATTCGGCCTGGCCATCGATATGCGTTCCGTCTTGATGCCTTGCAGCATGCGGCCCATGAGACGGGGTCCACCCATCCCGACGATATGCCTCAGGATTAA
- a CDS encoding response regulator, translating into MTNTWLMLFDWAIFVIAFFTVAFSVLHFTITREPAAPLLSATLCVAATWSVFLAFVGASWIDARLDPEWATQVAWTISRGVEALVLLIGVGVLVTPFLNTFSEKILALLGSSAVLGLIGYGVYGWMASGDPRPELIFPNAVLTRPYALIPLCGFVLGVVMWWFKSCAIKSGPFAQAFFIGMGFHLTAQGLVLGSISDLEPQVGLAYGFKVLAYFVPFCGLAWEYVAVARGFGPELEERAAIERRLNIQRGVTIALAGAPSLREAAPQMMEMVCKTLGWKFGAMWRVDEEENVLYCVEVWDGGDAALTEFSQRTRITTFALGVGLPGRVWANNQPTWVQDVVEDSNFPRSQLAHAVDLHGAFAFPFHTEGRVYGVIEFYSQSVEEPDEKLLEIMEVWGLQIGQFAQKRQAQKRVAEAARHLQLRNVELGKARDQALEAARLKSEFLATMSHEIRTPMNGVMGMNGLLLDTNLDARQRELAETVQFSGRALLTIINDILDFSKIEAGKLDIEVIDFDVRSTMNHVLDLLAEKAHEKGVELVGLVSPDIPTILKGDPGRIRQVLTNIVGNAVKFTDHGEVVIQVKGTSISEERVVVRFDVTDTGVGIPPEAHGRLFQSFTQADGSTSRKFGGTGLGLAISRQLVELMGGDIHFSSEPGVGSQFWFFLPLQMSKERSSDLRIVRESLAGLSVCCMSEHAASRQALVHYLEAWGMQVVVAESMDSALTKIRLAVVKHKPFDIVICDLHGTEIQDMDLAQQVKDACGGPSPQLVLLTAFGQRGDAHTIQEMGFAAYLTKPMHEDRLYKALCLVMGKDGADGTPGMAPHSPLITQYSVDEVERRSQMKILLAEDNLVNQKVAVLMLEKLGCSADVVDNGEQAVQALLQTSYDLVLMDCQMPEMDGFEATRQIRTKELSLVARGSSLGNQEISGASEEIRATSDERRARLHVPIIAMTANAMKGDREKCLKAGMDDFISKPVALEELSRVLQLWIPVKMTTPPEVSGVPRITASPRASRRDPVLDEMSVLDEATIGELRDLSLDDSGFLADLIHQFLERSSVLLDNIQQALSEGNFEALAGAAHTLKGSGKNIGTMRLGEACSELEKMGREAQIESIPDQLALVRQEFTEAEAALKEELVGLPSRLL; encoded by the coding sequence ATGACCAATACCTGGTTGATGCTTTTTGATTGGGCGATTTTTGTTATCGCGTTTTTTACTGTGGCGTTTTCTGTGCTGCATTTCACAATTACACGCGAACCAGCCGCACCTCTTCTTAGTGCCACTTTGTGTGTGGCTGCCACTTGGAGCGTTTTTCTTGCGTTTGTCGGTGCATCTTGGATTGATGCCCGCTTGGACCCTGAATGGGCGACTCAAGTGGCATGGACGATTTCTCGTGGTGTGGAGGCACTGGTGTTGTTGATCGGGGTGGGTGTTCTCGTCACACCATTTCTGAATACGTTTTCCGAAAAAATCCTCGCCTTGCTTGGTTCGAGTGCGGTGTTGGGCCTGATTGGGTATGGAGTGTATGGATGGATGGCATCAGGCGATCCACGGCCTGAGCTCATCTTCCCCAATGCGGTGCTGACTCGTCCTTATGCACTAATCCCATTGTGTGGCTTTGTGCTTGGAGTTGTGATGTGGTGGTTCAAAAGTTGTGCAATCAAATCGGGACCCTTTGCCCAAGCCTTTTTTATTGGCATGGGTTTTCACCTGACCGCGCAGGGTTTGGTTCTTGGTTCCATTTCAGACCTTGAACCTCAAGTGGGTCTGGCCTATGGATTCAAGGTGCTGGCGTATTTTGTACCGTTCTGTGGGTTGGCCTGGGAATACGTGGCTGTGGCTCGCGGATTTGGTCCTGAACTGGAAGAGCGTGCAGCGATTGAACGACGGTTAAATATTCAACGGGGGGTTACCATTGCGTTGGCCGGAGCGCCCTCTCTTCGGGAGGCCGCACCACAAATGATGGAGATGGTGTGTAAAACTTTGGGATGGAAATTTGGCGCGATGTGGCGAGTCGATGAGGAAGAAAATGTGTTGTATTGCGTGGAGGTCTGGGATGGAGGGGATGCCGCATTAACTGAATTTTCTCAGCGAACCCGGATTACCACGTTTGCGCTCGGTGTGGGGTTGCCCGGAAGGGTCTGGGCGAACAACCAGCCTACCTGGGTTCAGGATGTGGTGGAGGATTCCAATTTTCCTCGATCACAATTGGCCCATGCCGTGGATCTCCACGGCGCATTTGCCTTTCCCTTTCATACGGAGGGAAGAGTGTACGGGGTGATCGAATTTTATAGTCAGTCTGTCGAGGAGCCTGATGAGAAGTTACTGGAGATCATGGAGGTTTGGGGTCTACAGATTGGGCAATTTGCGCAAAAACGGCAAGCGCAAAAACGAGTGGCTGAAGCAGCTCGACATCTTCAGTTGCGGAATGTTGAGTTAGGAAAAGCTCGTGACCAGGCATTGGAGGCCGCCAGGCTGAAATCTGAATTCTTGGCCACCATGAGTCATGAAATTCGGACACCCATGAATGGCGTCATGGGCATGAACGGGTTGCTCTTGGATACAAACTTGGATGCTCGACAGCGAGAATTGGCTGAAACGGTCCAATTTTCTGGGAGGGCGTTGTTGACAATTATTAATGACATTCTTGATTTCTCCAAAATCGAGGCGGGAAAACTCGATATTGAAGTCATTGACTTTGATGTTCGGTCGACGATGAACCACGTGCTGGATTTGCTGGCTGAAAAAGCCCACGAGAAAGGAGTGGAATTGGTAGGACTGGTGTCCCCCGATATTCCAACAATCCTGAAGGGAGATCCCGGTCGAATTCGGCAAGTATTAACGAATATCGTCGGAAATGCCGTGAAGTTTACGGATCACGGGGAAGTGGTCATTCAAGTGAAGGGGACTTCGATATCGGAAGAGCGGGTTGTGGTTCGATTTGATGTCACGGACACTGGTGTGGGGATTCCACCTGAAGCTCATGGCCGTTTATTCCAATCATTTACCCAAGCCGATGGTTCTACCTCTCGAAAGTTTGGGGGGACCGGATTAGGGTTGGCGATTTCAAGACAGCTTGTGGAATTAATGGGAGGAGACATTCATTTTTCGAGCGAGCCTGGGGTCGGAAGTCAATTTTGGTTTTTCCTCCCTTTGCAAATGTCCAAGGAGCGATCTTCTGACCTTAGGATTGTCCGAGAAAGTTTAGCCGGGCTGTCTGTGTGTTGTATGAGTGAGCATGCCGCCAGTCGACAAGCGTTGGTTCATTACCTGGAAGCGTGGGGCATGCAGGTGGTCGTTGCCGAATCCATGGATTCGGCCTTGACGAAAATTCGTTTGGCCGTCGTCAAGCACAAACCATTCGATATTGTGATCTGTGATCTTCATGGCACAGAAATACAGGATATGGATCTGGCGCAACAGGTAAAGGATGCATGTGGAGGCCCCTCACCCCAGCTGGTGTTGCTTACGGCATTTGGTCAACGGGGAGATGCGCATACCATCCAAGAAATGGGCTTTGCTGCCTACCTGACAAAACCCATGCATGAAGATCGGCTCTATAAAGCCCTGTGTTTGGTAATGGGAAAGGACGGTGCGGATGGAACGCCAGGTATGGCACCACACTCACCCCTGATTACCCAGTACAGTGTGGATGAGGTTGAGAGACGGTCGCAAATGAAAATTCTATTGGCGGAAGATAATCTGGTCAATCAAAAAGTGGCGGTCCTGATGTTAGAAAAACTGGGATGCTCCGCAGATGTGGTGGACAACGGAGAACAAGCCGTTCAAGCATTACTGCAGACTTCTTATGACTTGGTGTTAATGGATTGCCAAATGCCGGAAATGGATGGATTTGAAGCGACGAGGCAGATAAGAACAAAAGAATTGTCGCTTGTTGCTCGAGGATCGTCGCTCGGAAACCAAGAGATATCTGGTGCGTCTGAAGAGATACGAGCGACGAGCGACGAGCGACGAGCAAGGCTTCACGTGCCCATCATCGCCATGACTGCGAATGCGATGAAAGGAGATCGTGAAAAATGTTTAAAGGCAGGAATGGATGATTTTATTTCCAAGCCGGTCGCATTGGAAGAGTTAAGTCGAGTGTTACAGCTTTGGATTCCTGTGAAGATGACGACTCCGCCTGAAGTCTCTGGTGTCCCTCGTATCACAGCGTCCCCTCGGGCATCCCGTCGTGATCCAGTTTTGGATGAGATGTCGGTGCTTGATGAAGCAACGATCGGTGAATTACGAGATCTGTCTCTTGACGATTCGGGTTTCCTTGCCGATTTGATCCATCAATTTTTGGAGCGATCGAGTGTGCTTCTTGATAACATCCAACAGGCCCTGAGTGAAGGAAATTTCGAAGCGCTTGCCGGGGCGGCTCATACGCTAAAAGGAAGCGGAAAAAATATCGGAACCATGCGTTTGGGAGAAGCCTGTTCTGAATTAGAAAAAATGGGACGCGAAGCGCAAATCGAATCTATTCCGGATCAACTCGCCCTTGTGCGTCAAGAGTTTACCGAGGCGGAGGCGGCATTGAAGGAAGAGTTAGTGGGGTTGCCTTCTCGCCTGTTGTGA
- a CDS encoding PAS domain S-box protein, which yields MTNQSTVSGDMRFLPFSTGLALLVLLGLGLPIMGSLVSDVMYPDWRWKDHAFHTFIECIGALLALCLAIILLGHEQTKTKSLYLWVACGMVGMGVLDAIHAFMNPGNTFVWFHSTAVFFGGTLFMLGSYLRKSVSPCYRFAFPVGIGCGVIVFSLASLAMADFLPIMVEGREFTPLARGLNIIGGLGFLLAAIGFIREFRESGHIDEWLFSIHCLLFGAAGILFELSTLWDAGWWWWHVLRLAAYGTGLQCVMSLSQRGDASRSFASNESISQPPRYSDKQPLTNWLPMVIVAMVLVVVGVGAGTTFQVHAFLVAREGERLAMMSESIADQLHQNLLERRGDMHFIAKSPFLQQRDPTVIGDYLSRVANSSPSFSGLSFINPDGEVVASNLPQMVGQNLGEDLAWYLGEVHPNLDLQDVQPNPWLGNSLVLTLVNAVMDPGGNVIGIVVAYINIDHMRHIFRIAADSMFDRRNTSSQLEWQLLSQTGMVLLENVLSQEGIVNLRDKFVPSAWAVTSNRAGFVEEFHTRRNTPVLTGYAKVRAIPEVPGFHWGVLIRRDKASILAAIQEIEMKLGLAGVAMILPLFGTLLIMVRRLERSKKATIEALEVAQTNATQLGHILEENKELWARNAIILDSAAEGIYGLDLNGVTTFVNPAAARMLGYDPDELIGMPMHATVHHTHADGTPYPREDCPMYAAFNEGSVHYVDDEVLWRKNGTSFPVEYASTPQRNSLGEMVGAVVTFRDVTQRKKVEAELLDAMSLTQGIVDTAGDGIITIDEAGAIESFNKAAQDIFGYEPNEVLGHNVSMLMPSPHHEEHDGYWTRYEEAGEGKIIGKGREVEGRRKDGSVFPLDLSLSVVHMDSRRVFAGIVRDITERKQFEAHLVEARDQAFEAVRLKSAFLAMVSHEIRTPMNGVLGMTGMLLESNLTKDQRECAETVQHSADALLSIINDVLDFSKIESGKLDIETLDFDLRIAIEDVLDLVGAKAQEKGLELVGLVYASVPTAVRGDPGRVRQILLNLVGNAIKFTEQGEIVIQVVPENETPEMVTIRIEVMDTGIGLTAEAQQRLFQPFTQADSSTTRKFGGTGLGLAICKQLTELMHGQIGVESTPGHGSRFWFTIQLEKQVNQKNNKITMSTSLKGRRVCVVDDNDTNRLLMHHYAQAWGMTCLSAESGFEALTFLRDAKAQGQPCDLLVLAYQMPEMSGLELARQVKADPALNDIKIVLVTSLGRRGDAAAAKEAGIAAYLTKPLHHDQLRDCLEQVIKGPVGGGKDLITKYTLREAQRRQEGRLLVADDNIVNQKVAVRMLEKLGYRVDVVANGSEAVEAVSRITYDAVLMDCQMPEMDGFEATQEIRKRESLLVARDSSLGDQEISGASDERRATSDQRRVPIIAMTANAMPGDRENCLKAGMDDFVSKPVKIEALEAVLMEWVKPKELSTQDNAEHNLQHGENRTMTVQPDDQSVSSSLDAETLDGLRELSGDDPTFLAEVIQQFLVDGPEHISAIEQAAEQSNADALMKAAHGFKGSCRNMGALTLGKLCSELEEKGRGGDAVQLEGTFSELSKEYARVKIALEAELAKISISST from the coding sequence ATGACTAACCAATCGACAGTTTCCGGTGACATGAGGTTCCTTCCCTTCTCCACAGGGCTGGCACTCCTTGTGCTGTTGGGATTGGGCTTGCCCATTATGGGAAGCCTGGTTTCGGACGTGATGTATCCGGACTGGAGATGGAAGGATCATGCATTTCATACATTTATTGAATGCATCGGTGCGCTCTTGGCCTTGTGTCTGGCTATTATTTTGTTGGGTCATGAACAGACGAAGACCAAGAGTCTGTATCTTTGGGTGGCTTGTGGAATGGTTGGTATGGGCGTGTTGGATGCCATTCATGCATTCATGAATCCTGGGAATACCTTCGTCTGGTTCCACAGTACGGCCGTGTTTTTCGGGGGTACATTGTTTATGTTGGGATCGTACCTTCGGAAAAGCGTTTCACCCTGCTACCGCTTCGCCTTCCCCGTCGGTATTGGATGTGGTGTGATCGTCTTCAGCCTTGCCTCATTGGCCATGGCCGACTTTCTTCCCATCATGGTGGAAGGAAGAGAATTCACCCCCCTGGCCAGAGGACTCAATATCATTGGCGGGCTTGGATTTCTTTTGGCTGCCATAGGATTTATTCGGGAGTTTCGTGAGTCCGGTCACATCGACGAATGGTTGTTTTCCATTCATTGTCTGTTATTCGGCGCCGCTGGGATCTTGTTCGAACTCTCCACATTGTGGGATGCGGGATGGTGGTGGTGGCATGTTCTGAGGTTGGCGGCCTATGGAACTGGTCTTCAATGCGTGATGAGCCTTTCACAACGAGGTGATGCATCGAGGTCCTTCGCATCAAATGAGAGTATTTCCCAGCCACCAAGATATTCGGACAAACAGCCCCTGACCAACTGGCTGCCGATGGTGATTGTGGCCATGGTGCTGGTGGTGGTGGGGGTTGGTGCCGGCACCACGTTCCAGGTGCATGCGTTTTTAGTCGCCAGGGAAGGAGAGCGATTGGCCATGATGTCGGAAAGCATCGCAGACCAATTGCACCAAAATTTGTTGGAACGCCGAGGGGATATGCACTTCATTGCCAAATCCCCCTTTTTGCAACAGCGTGATCCTACAGTAATCGGTGACTACCTCTCTCGTGTGGCCAACTCCTCTCCATCGTTTTCTGGATTGAGTTTTATCAATCCTGATGGTGAGGTGGTCGCGTCCAATCTTCCTCAGATGGTGGGACAGAATCTCGGTGAGGATCTCGCATGGTACTTGGGAGAGGTCCATCCGAACTTGGACCTGCAAGATGTTCAACCCAATCCCTGGCTCGGCAATTCGTTGGTCCTGACGTTGGTCAATGCTGTGATGGATCCAGGGGGAAATGTTATCGGAATCGTGGTTGCCTATATTAATATCGATCATATGCGCCACATTTTTCGTATTGCGGCTGACTCGATGTTTGACCGCAGAAACACTTCTTCCCAACTGGAATGGCAGCTTTTGAGCCAGACGGGCATGGTGCTCTTGGAAAATGTGTTATCTCAGGAAGGGATAGTCAATTTACGCGATAAATTTGTGCCTTCTGCTTGGGCCGTGACTTCCAATCGGGCGGGGTTTGTGGAAGAGTTCCATACCCGTCGAAACACTCCTGTGTTGACGGGGTATGCGAAAGTGCGAGCCATTCCAGAGGTGCCGGGGTTTCATTGGGGGGTGCTCATTCGCCGAGATAAAGCGAGTATTCTCGCAGCGATTCAAGAGATCGAGATGAAGTTAGGTCTGGCCGGCGTCGCCATGATTCTCCCCCTGTTTGGAACGTTGTTGATCATGGTTCGCCGTCTCGAAAGGTCGAAAAAGGCCACGATAGAGGCCTTGGAGGTGGCTCAAACCAATGCCACACAATTAGGGCATATTCTAGAAGAAAACAAAGAGCTGTGGGCACGAAATGCCATCATTCTCGATTCTGCGGCTGAAGGGATTTATGGCCTTGATCTGAATGGAGTGACCACATTTGTCAATCCCGCTGCTGCGCGGATGTTGGGCTATGATCCCGATGAACTCATTGGTATGCCTATGCATGCCACGGTGCACCATACTCATGCGGATGGCACCCCATATCCTCGTGAAGACTGCCCGATGTATGCGGCCTTCAATGAAGGCTCGGTTCATTATGTGGACGATGAGGTATTGTGGCGAAAAAATGGGACCAGTTTCCCTGTGGAATATGCCAGCACTCCTCAACGAAATTCTCTCGGAGAAATGGTGGGCGCGGTCGTGACCTTTCGAGACGTCACCCAACGAAAGAAAGTGGAAGCTGAATTACTCGATGCCATGAGCTTAACACAGGGCATTGTGGATACGGCAGGGGATGGGATCATTACCATTGACGAAGCCGGTGCTATCGAATCCTTTAACAAAGCGGCGCAGGATATATTTGGATATGAACCAAATGAGGTCTTGGGTCACAATGTGTCTATGCTGATGCCATCACCCCATCATGAAGAGCATGATGGATATTGGACACGTTATGAAGAAGCAGGGGAAGGGAAAATTATTGGAAAAGGAAGAGAAGTTGAGGGCCGGCGGAAGGATGGGTCTGTCTTCCCGTTGGATCTTTCCCTTAGCGTCGTACACATGGATTCACGACGAGTGTTCGCTGGGATTGTCCGTGACATCACGGAACGAAAACAGTTTGAAGCCCATTTGGTGGAAGCCCGTGATCAGGCTTTTGAGGCCGTCCGCCTGAAATCGGCATTTTTGGCGATGGTCAGCCATGAAATTCGGACGCCCATGAATGGCGTGTTAGGCATGACGGGCATGTTATTGGAAAGCAATTTGACCAAGGATCAGCGGGAATGTGCCGAGACCGTCCAGCATTCGGCGGATGCCTTGTTGAGTATCATCAATGATGTTCTTGATTTTTCCAAGATAGAGTCTGGCAAACTGGACATTGAAACGCTCGATTTTGATTTGCGGATTGCCATTGAAGATGTGCTCGACCTTGTAGGGGCCAAGGCCCAGGAGAAAGGGTTGGAGTTGGTGGGGTTGGTATATGCCTCAGTGCCGACGGCGGTTCGTGGCGATCCAGGACGAGTTCGGCAAATTTTGCTGAACCTCGTGGGCAATGCCATCAAATTCACGGAACAGGGAGAAATCGTCATCCAAGTCGTTCCTGAAAACGAAACTCCGGAAATGGTGACGATTCGAATCGAGGTGATGGATACGGGGATTGGATTGACCGCTGAAGCGCAGCAACGCCTTTTTCAACCGTTTACCCAAGCGGATAGCTCAACCACTCGAAAGTTTGGTGGCACCGGGCTGGGCTTGGCGATTTGCAAGCAATTAACCGAACTCATGCATGGTCAGATTGGCGTGGAGAGCACCCCCGGCCATGGCAGTCGGTTTTGGTTTACCATTCAACTTGAAAAGCAAGTCAACCAGAAAAATAACAAGATCACGATGAGCACAAGCCTCAAAGGGCGGCGGGTGTGCGTGGTGGATGATAACGATACCAATCGGCTCCTCATGCATCATTACGCGCAGGCCTGGGGGATGACCTGCCTCAGCGCCGAATCTGGGTTCGAGGCGCTGACATTTTTGAGAGACGCGAAGGCTCAAGGGCAGCCCTGTGATCTGTTGGTGCTGGCTTATCAAATGCCGGAAATGAGCGGGTTGGAATTGGCTAGACAAGTGAAAGCCGATCCGGCGCTCAACGACATTAAGATCGTTTTGGTCACTTCTCTGGGAAGGCGGGGAGATGCTGCAGCGGCGAAAGAGGCGGGGATTGCCGCGTATCTCACCAAGCCACTGCACCACGATCAGCTCCGTGACTGTTTAGAGCAGGTGATAAAAGGTCCGGTGGGAGGGGGGAAAGATTTGATTACGAAGTATACCCTGCGTGAGGCCCAGCGACGGCAAGAGGGCCGGCTCTTGGTTGCCGATGATAATATTGTGAATCAAAAGGTCGCCGTGCGCATGTTAGAGAAATTGGGCTATCGAGTTGATGTGGTGGCCAATGGAAGCGAAGCCGTGGAAGCGGTCTCCCGCATTACCTATGATGCGGTGCTCATGGACTGTCAAATGCCGGAGATGGATGGCTTCGAAGCCACACAGGAGATTAGAAAACGAGAGTCGTTGCTCGTCGCTCGTGACTCGTCGCTCGGAGACCAAGAGATATCTGGTGCGTCTGACGAGAGACGAGCAACCAGCGACCAGCGGCGGGTCCCCATCATCGCCATGACCGCGAATGCGATGCCAGGAGATCGAGAAAATTGTCTCAAAGCCGGGATGGATGATTTTGTGTCAAAGCCCGTGAAAATCGAAGCCTTAGAAGCCGTTCTGATGGAATGGGTCAAACCAAAAGAGCTTTCAACCCAAGATAATGCTGAACACAACCTTCAACATGGAGAAAACAGAACTATGACTGTCCAACCTGATGACCAATCGGTCTCATCTTCCCTGGATGCCGAAACACTTGACGGGTTACGGGAGTTGTCTGGTGATGATCCGACGTTTCTCGCAGAGGTCATCCAACAGTTCCTGGTTGATGGCCCTGAACATATTTCGGCCATCGAGCAAGCTGCGGAACAGAGTAATGCCGATGCGCTGATGAAGGCCGCCCATGGTTTCAAAGGAAGTTGCCGCAATATGGGCGCACTGACGTTGGGAAAACTGTGCTCGGAATTGGAAGAAAAAGGTCGTGGAGGCGATGCGGTTCAATTAGAGGGAACTTTCTCTGAATTATCGAAAGAATATGCGCGTGTGAAAATTGCGCTCGAGGCCGAATTAGCTAAAATTTCCATCTCTTCGACTTAA
- a CDS encoding tetratricopeptide repeat protein, whose translation MSIVTDALNRIQAERARPSGSVEPATKTEGNPSSPASNASKPNFFSPQTSSKTIRNILRWSLIIVGVVSVGVGAYLWGLTLMPEVARVSPDQEVIPKPVSPPPLEESAASPQVAKEADVTATEGQVSDANSESRDAASSETASPEISTQEAQPIESEEVASLPPKPMEVVKEAPREKKEIASTPKSLPKETQKKEAISSEVLQPPSIGETPLSEPSSEVTPSKSVKASGKPRIHTSTPTEAKLIQAKYLIQKRRYGHAMTLLKPLFVTPPETWEPWFWLGTAYLGLEQFEEAEEAFLEGLSRNAAIPHLWVQRALVSQQRGLYGEAVEALRQAEMIAPDLPEVQLNLAYSLEAQGQVGVAVQHYQNFLNMTEGQPPYQAARKKVLERIIRLEAA comes from the coding sequence ATGAGTATTGTCACCGATGCGTTGAATCGAATACAGGCTGAGCGGGCTCGTCCTTCAGGGAGTGTTGAGCCCGCAACCAAGACCGAGGGAAATCCTTCCTCGCCTGCTTCCAATGCTTCCAAACCCAATTTTTTTTCTCCCCAGACCTCATCAAAAACCATTCGAAATATTCTGCGATGGTCCCTCATTATTGTTGGGGTGGTCTCCGTCGGCGTAGGGGCCTATCTCTGGGGGCTGACTCTCATGCCTGAGGTGGCGAGAGTCAGTCCAGATCAAGAAGTGATTCCGAAGCCGGTAAGCCCGCCGCCTCTTGAGGAAAGTGCTGCTTCTCCCCAAGTAGCCAAGGAGGCTGACGTCACAGCTACAGAAGGGCAAGTGTCTGATGCGAATTCGGAGTCGCGGGATGCAGCGAGTTCCGAAACAGCCAGCCCTGAGATCTCAACGCAAGAGGCTCAACCAATCGAGTCCGAAGAAGTAGCCAGCCTTCCACCGAAACCGATGGAGGTCGTCAAGGAGGCCCCGCGCGAGAAGAAAGAAATTGCGAGCACGCCCAAGTCTTTGCCCAAGGAAACTCAGAAAAAGGAAGCGATATCGTCAGAAGTTTTGCAACCCCCTTCCATTGGGGAGACACCGTTGTCTGAGCCTTCCTCTGAAGTCACACCATCAAAATCTGTGAAGGCCTCGGGCAAACCAAGGATCCATACGTCCACGCCGACGGAAGCCAAATTGATTCAGGCTAAATATCTGATACAAAAACGTCGGTATGGTCATGCCATGACCCTCCTCAAACCGCTCTTCGTGACGCCACCGGAAACGTGGGAACCATGGTTTTGGTTGGGAACCGCCTATCTGGGGCTGGAACAATTTGAAGAAGCGGAAGAAGCCTTTTTGGAAGGGTTGTCGCGAAACGCCGCCATCCCACATTTGTGGGTGCAACGGGCCTTGGTGAGTCAGCAGCGCGGGCTCTATGGGGAGGCTGTCGAAGCGCTACGGCAAGCAGAAATGATTGCACCTGATTTACCGGAGGTCCAGTTAAATTTAGCCTATTCTCTTGAAGCGCAAGGCCAGGTTGGGGTGGCTGTTCAACATTACCAGAATTTTCTCAACATGACTGAAGGCCAACCACCCTACCAGGCTGCCCGAAAAAAGGTGCTCGAACGAATTATTCGATTAGAAGCGGCCTGA